From the genome of Ignavibacteriales bacterium, one region includes:
- a CDS encoding family 10 glycosylhydrolase — translation MKNLTILFLTILISSSIFSQSVPPKREMRGAWIATVANIDWPNSTVPETQRQQLITILNGLKNINVNAIMFQIRPECDALYQSSIEPWSKWLTGNQGIAPSPFYDPLQFAVDEAHKRGMELHAWFNPYRAERSVGNYPLAPSHVINQHPDWILQVGTVKFLNPGLQEVRDYVTSVFLDVARRYDVDGIHIDDYFYVEGITNQDAATFATYPRGFTNLGDWRRDNVNILIKEINDSLMAVKPWIKWGVSPRGIWRNGVPPGIVGNDNYSTIYCDAMAWLQAKSIDYINPQLYWAFGGGQDYAKLMPWWADSAGVNGRHMYVGHAVYRINNPFNATEVPRQIRLNRTDNDCQGSVLYNTTSTLANPLGFYDSLKNDLYRYPALIPVMNWKDVVPPNPPQNLRFERLANGQGGLLWDLPQIASDGDSAKRYVVYRFNSSNIQPSDLENSANIFNVEGSRESIPGEPPSPTGPYYFVVTSLDRNYNESLMSNVLQVNPPPAPLLAVPFNNTVNIEDTVTVVWNYPALASSYRLQIATDPTFASGVFLDQNGITDTFKVITGLEGQQLYYWRVSSTNAGGTSSYSNSFNFTTGFPSTPLLAYPLNNTGYIPVDTTLYWFPSQAAVSYDLILARSADFAANTIVVDTLEVSDTSFVVTGLQVNTFHFWKVRANNVYGKSNWSGVWRFKTVNPLGVDDERLVPIEYALDQNYPNPFNPTTNFRFKISSAGMTTLKIYNLLGQEVAVVLDEYLSPGSFDVRFDASGLASGIYLYRIRVNDFSASKKMILMK, via the coding sequence ATGAAAAATCTTACCATTTTGTTTTTGACTATTCTTATTTCATCATCGATATTTTCACAATCAGTGCCTCCTAAAAGAGAGATGAGAGGTGCATGGATTGCTACAGTTGCAAATATCGATTGGCCTAACAGCACAGTTCCTGAAACTCAAAGGCAACAGTTAATAACTATACTTAATGGGTTAAAAAATATTAATGTTAATGCAATAATGTTTCAAATCAGACCAGAATGTGATGCTTTATATCAATCAAGTATTGAACCATGGTCAAAATGGCTTACAGGAAATCAGGGAATTGCTCCTAGTCCGTTTTATGACCCTCTTCAATTTGCAGTTGATGAAGCGCATAAAAGGGGAATGGAATTACACGCCTGGTTTAATCCATACAGAGCAGAAAGATCCGTTGGTAATTATCCTCTTGCGCCAAGTCATGTTATTAATCAGCATCCGGATTGGATTCTTCAGGTTGGGACAGTTAAATTTTTAAACCCCGGTTTGCAGGAGGTAAGAGATTATGTAACATCTGTATTTTTGGATGTTGCTAGACGATATGATGTAGATGGAATTCACATCGACGATTATTTTTATGTGGAAGGCATTACGAATCAAGATGCAGCGACATTTGCCACTTATCCAAGAGGCTTCACAAACCTTGGTGATTGGCGTAGAGATAATGTAAATATTTTAATCAAAGAAATTAATGACAGTTTAATGGCAGTTAAACCCTGGATTAAATGGGGTGTTAGTCCACGCGGTATTTGGAGAAATGGTGTGCCTCCTGGGATAGTTGGCAATGATAATTATAGTACAATATACTGTGATGCTATGGCTTGGCTTCAAGCAAAATCGATAGATTATATTAATCCACAACTTTATTGGGCTTTTGGTGGCGGACAGGATTATGCTAAACTTATGCCTTGGTGGGCTGATTCTGCTGGCGTAAATGGCAGGCACATGTATGTTGGGCATGCTGTATATAGAATTAACAATCCATTTAATGCTACTGAAGTTCCAAGACAAATTAGATTAAACAGAACTGATAACGATTGCCAGGGAAGTGTTCTTTATAATACTACTTCAACTTTAGCTAATCCCTTAGGATTTTATGATAGCCTTAAAAATGATTTGTATCGTTATCCTGCATTAATACCTGTAATGAATTGGAAAGATGTTGTGCCACCGAATCCACCACAGAATTTAAGATTTGAAAGATTAGCAAATGGGCAGGGTGGTTTGTTGTGGGATCTGCCGCAAATTGCTAGCGATGGTGATAGTGCAAAAAGATACGTGGTGTACCGATTTAATTCGTCAAACATCCAACCAAGTGATTTAGAAAATTCAGCTAACATTTTTAATGTTGAAGGATCCCGTGAAAGTATTCCCGGTGAGCCTCCATCACCGACAGGGCCTTATTATTTTGTAGTTACATCACTAGATAGAAACTATAATGAGAGTTTGATGAGTAATGTATTGCAAGTAAATCCTCCACCTGCGCCTCTCTTAGCTGTGCCTTTCAATAATACTGTGAATATTGAAGATACGGTAACAGTTGTGTGGAATTACCCTGCACTTGCATCATCCTATAGATTGCAAATTGCCACAGATCCCACATTTGCTTCAGGTGTTTTCTTAGATCAAAATGGTATAACAGATACCTTTAAAGTTATTACTGGTTTAGAAGGCCAGCAACTTTATTATTGGAGAGTTAGTTCAACTAATGCAGGGGGAACTAGTAGTTATTCTAATTCTTTTAATTTTACAACTGGATTTCCTTCAACACCTTTACTTGCTTATCCTTTAAATAATACTGGCTATATTCCGGTTGATACAACCCTTTATTGGTTTCCTAGCCAAGCAGCGGTTTCTTATGATTTAATTTTAGCACGAAGTGCAGATTTTGCGGCCAACACAATTGTAGTTGATACTTTAGAAGTTTCTGATACTAGCTTTGTTGTTACCGGATTGCAAGTTAATACATTTCATTTTTGGAAAGTTAGGGCAAATAATGTATATGGAAAAAGTAATTGGTCCGGTGTCTGGAGATTTAAAACGGTTAATCCTTTAGGTGTTGATGATGAAAGATTAGTCCCAATTGAATATGCTTTAGATCAAAATTATCCTAATCCATTTAATCCAACAACTAATTTTAGATTTAAAATTTCTTCCGCTGGTATGACAACGCTAAAAATTTATAATCTACTCGGTCA
- a CDS encoding T9SS type A sorting domain-containing protein: protein MKKMFTLITIMVLVIFSTSYSQWVNMGGFPSATFAGNNPGGHAVAVDPDGKIWLGNYYNVTGDTIFNGTSWVATRAIHVYNPDGSEVSFSPILTITVNGVTDSLIGFTNRGMRTAADGNILVTTGNRIHKINYLTGQGMATVIPDPVNSGTAPAVDGFGNVYTATVVPGNPIKIYSPDLSLYLGNVVDASVGYSRSFEVSADGNTVYWAGYDKNKVKVYSRPDEFSPYELTDSVLFGFQCESMTWSNDRSLLWASCGSDVGGLPNQDPDHVTSWTVGTWYAWNPVTNTIVDSIKTVYNAVPNEDLRPRGLDFSPNGQIAYVAYFGAGMPCFQKFENPTAVDEEGQTVVNGYALSQNYPNPFNPTTKISFELPLSGYTTLKVYDMLGNEVATLVQSELASGSHSVNFDAANFASGTYVYQLNINGTRITNKMVLLK, encoded by the coding sequence ATGAAGAAAATGTTTACACTAATTACTATAATGGTATTAGTAATTTTTAGTACCAGTTACTCGCAATGGGTTAATATGGGTGGTTTTCCTAGTGCAACCTTTGCAGGGAACAACCCTGGCGGACACGCTGTTGCAGTAGATCCAGATGGAAAAATTTGGTTGGGAAATTATTATAACGTAACTGGTGATACAATTTTTAACGGTACAAGCTGGGTTGCAACAAGAGCCATCCACGTTTATAATCCTGATGGCAGTGAAGTTTCATTTTCCCCAATATTAACTATAACTGTTAATGGTGTAACTGATTCTTTAATTGGTTTTACTAATCGTGGTATGAGAACTGCAGCGGATGGTAATATTCTTGTTACAACTGGTAACCGTATTCATAAAATTAATTATCTAACAGGCCAAGGAATGGCTACAGTGATTCCGGACCCGGTAAACTCTGGTACTGCGCCTGCTGTAGATGGCTTTGGAAATGTTTATACAGCAACGGTTGTTCCTGGCAATCCAATTAAAATCTATTCGCCTGATTTAAGCCTTTACTTGGGTAATGTTGTAGATGCTTCAGTAGGATATTCCAGATCTTTTGAAGTTTCTGCTGATGGTAATACTGTTTATTGGGCAGGTTACGATAAAAATAAGGTTAAGGTTTATTCCAGACCAGATGAATTCTCACCTTATGAATTAACAGATTCTGTTTTGTTTGGATTTCAATGTGAATCAATGACATGGTCTAATGATAGATCACTTCTTTGGGCTTCCTGTGGTTCAGATGTTGGTGGATTACCTAATCAAGATCCTGATCATGTTACTTCTTGGACAGTTGGTACCTGGTATGCTTGGAATCCTGTTACAAATACAATCGTAGATAGCATTAAGACAGTTTATAATGCTGTTCCAAATGAAGATTTAAGACCACGTGGATTGGATTTTAGCCCTAACGGTCAAATTGCTTATGTAGCTTATTTTGGCGCAGGAATGCCTTGCTTCCAGAAATTTGAAAATCCAACTGCAGTTGATGAAGAAGGGCAAACAGTTGTTAATGGTTATGCTTTATCACAAAACTATCCAAACCCATTTAACCCAACAACTAAAATTAGTTTTGAGTTACCATTGAGTGGTTACACTACATTAAAAGTTTATGATATGCTTGGTAATGAAGTTGCAACTTTAGTTCAGAGTGAATTGGCATCAGGTTCTCATTCTGTTAATTTTGATGCTGCTAATTTTGCTTCAGGAACTTATGTATATCAATTAAATATTAATGGAACAAGAATTACCAATAAGATGGTTCTACTTAAATAA
- a CDS encoding IPT/TIG domain-containing protein, producing the protein MKKIIYKTFISLFLLSIVFINGCADDPTASLDGYPSANLPSPVLSTLEPSAQALAGITEITITGTNFSADARNNLVYFNGVPGTILSATPTELTVKVPNVVADTVMVKIAVVGAQDFSNQFQYKMVAAWEEYYTSFDPIADKAYAFVFNNAGDMLVSIENAGIKKINPQKVLSDYIPKGNAQFWNCLKFGPNNELYGSRTINAIWKLAEAIAPASPWVALPAGVFAKDVEFDQLSNMWVVGAANKILRIDQNKVVTTYTVTGTYKSARVFNNSLYVAGNNGTTEGVWKIPILSNSDLDVANQELYFDLLQSYTGITAIAITFAADGDLIIGTDQDPDPLIVVHPDKSSEVLYPGVIKAGKVLFLNWTSTSNSLYFTRDLKKDTAGKIVFSQTVIRVEMQKPGAPYFGN; encoded by the coding sequence ATGAAAAAAATAATTTATAAAACGTTTATTAGTCTATTTCTACTGTCAATTGTTTTCATCAATGGATGTGCGGATGATCCTACAGCGAGTCTAGATGGATATCCTTCTGCAAATCTGCCCTCGCCAGTTCTTTCAACTCTTGAACCTTCAGCACAGGCATTAGCAGGCATAACGGAAATAACAATTACCGGAACTAATTTTTCTGCCGATGCAAGAAACAATCTGGTGTATTTTAATGGTGTACCCGGTACAATTTTAAGTGCTACGCCAACCGAACTTACAGTTAAAGTTCCAAATGTTGTTGCAGATACAGTAATGGTTAAAATTGCTGTAGTTGGTGCTCAGGATTTTAGTAATCAATTTCAATATAAAATGGTTGCCGCTTGGGAAGAATATTATACATCTTTTGATCCAATTGCTGATAAAGCTTATGCTTTTGTTTTTAACAATGCTGGTGATATGCTTGTATCCATTGAAAATGCGGGAATTAAGAAAATTAATCCTCAAAAAGTTTTGTCAGATTATATTCCTAAAGGTAATGCTCAATTTTGGAATTGCTTAAAATTTGGACCAAACAATGAATTATACGGCAGTCGAACTATTAATGCAATTTGGAAATTAGCAGAAGCAATTGCACCTGCATCTCCCTGGGTTGCTCTTCCGGCAGGAGTTTTTGCTAAAGATGTTGAATTTGATCAATTAAGTAATATGTGGGTTGTTGGTGCGGCTAATAAAATTTTAAGAATAGATCAAAATAAAGTTGTTACTACTTATACGGTTACTGGCACATATAAATCAGCAAGAGTATTCAACAATTCTTTGTATGTTGCGGGTAACAACGGAACCACAGAAGGAGTCTGGAAAATACCAATTCTATCAAATAGCGATTTGGATGTTGCTAATCAAGAATTATATTTTGACTTATTGCAATCTTATACTGGTATAACAGCAATTGCAATTACTTTTGCTGCTGATGGTGACTTGATAATTGGTACTGATCAGGATCCAGATCCTTTAATTGTTGTTCATCCGGATAAAAGCTCAGAAGTATTGTATCCTGGTGTTATTAAGGCGGGCAAGGTTTTATTTTTGAATTGGACTTCTACCAGTAACAGTTTATATTTTACTAGGGATCTTAAAAAAGATACAGCTGGTAAAATTGTCTTTTCGCAGACTGTGATACGAGTAGAAATGCAGAAACCTGGAGCACCTTATTTTGGTAATTAA
- a CDS encoding PorV/PorQ family protein, with amino-acid sequence MQKSFALIILMILVQSQLTFSQQQKLAQTGMKFLNVSLDARASAFGDAITSVETNNSSAMFYNPASMARFDGIADITFGSTQFIADINYYNAAVAFAPFDGDYGVLGFSFVSVDYGLFLETIRANNEQGFLDIGTFSPTAISFGIGYAKALSEKFSIGANVKYVRQSLGESVVGDLTTYSGTGSYKDATTQENKLGVVAFDFGILYKTGFQNLNLGMSVRNFAREVKYRKEGFQLPLIFQIGASYNVADVLELDKKEHSILVTVDANHPRDFPEQFIIGAEYTFMDLISFRAGYSTPNDEREFSYGIGLKEQNGKDLDISIDYSYTPFGVFNDVHRISLNFAY; translated from the coding sequence ATACAAAAAAGTTTTGCTCTGATTATCTTGATGATTCTTGTACAGAGCCAATTAACATTTTCCCAACAGCAAAAATTAGCTCAGACAGGTATGAAGTTTCTTAATGTTTCGTTAGATGCCAGAGCTAGTGCTTTTGGAGACGCCATAACTTCAGTTGAAACAAATAACTCCAGTGCTATGTTCTATAATCCAGCTTCTATGGCTCGGTTTGATGGAATTGCTGATATAACATTTGGATCAACCCAGTTTATTGCAGACATTAATTATTACAATGCGGCAGTTGCCTTTGCTCCATTTGATGGTGACTATGGAGTATTAGGTTTTAGTTTTGTCTCGGTAGATTACGGACTATTTTTAGAAACAATTCGAGCTAATAATGAGCAGGGGTTTTTGGATATTGGCACCTTTAGTCCAACCGCAATATCTTTTGGTATTGGTTATGCAAAAGCTCTTTCTGAAAAATTTTCTATCGGCGCAAATGTTAAATATGTAAGACAATCATTAGGCGAAAGCGTAGTTGGGGATTTAACAACTTATTCTGGTACTGGTTCTTACAAAGATGCAACTACTCAAGAAAACAAACTTGGCGTTGTGGCTTTTGATTTTGGAATTTTATACAAGACGGGTTTCCAAAATTTAAATCTTGGAATGAGTGTTAGAAATTTTGCTCGCGAAGTAAAATATAGAAAAGAAGGCTTTCAGTTACCATTAATATTTCAGATAGGGGCATCGTATAATGTTGCTGATGTACTGGAATTAGATAAAAAAGAACACTCAATTTTAGTAACAGTTGATGCAAATCATCCGAGAGATTTTCCTGAACAGTTTATTATTGGTGCTGAATATACATTTATGGATTTGATTTCTTTTAGAGCCGGATATTCTACACCAAATGATGAAAGAGAATTCAGTTATGGTATTGGATTGAAAGAACAAAATGGTAAAGACCTTGATATTTCTATAGATTATTCTTACACACCATTTGGAGTCTTTAACGATGTTCATAGAATTTCATTAAACTTTGCTTATTAA